Proteins encoded by one window of Rathayibacter sp. VKM Ac-2760:
- a CDS encoding alpha/beta hydrolase fold domain-containing protein — protein MPLDPGIVERLPLLEGVGRSGPAVARADAAFTADDPWSEPPGIDIADVVVAGPHGAIPIRRYAPRTFESALLWVHGGGFSFGGLDMPESHVVAAELAARANALVVTVDYRLARPDQRYPIPMEDVIAAWTWLGTEYPDARRALGGASAGAALALACARSEPADVTTLLLAYPFVHFPVPALDDATAAVMRDLPSRLRFTPAVIEDMVLAYVGRVHTLPELALPAAAPIAATHPETFVLTSEYDDLRPSGDLLVRQLADAGVRVHARREPGVLHGHLNRHPGAPGVDGSLDWFAAALS, from the coding sequence GTGCCCCTGGACCCCGGCATCGTCGAGCGCCTACCGCTTCTGGAAGGGGTCGGACGCAGCGGTCCGGCGGTGGCTCGGGCGGACGCCGCCTTCACCGCGGATGATCCCTGGAGCGAGCCGCCCGGTATCGACATCGCCGACGTCGTCGTCGCCGGACCCCACGGCGCGATCCCGATCCGCCGGTACGCCCCCCGCACGTTCGAGTCCGCCCTGCTGTGGGTGCACGGCGGGGGATTCTCGTTCGGCGGACTCGACATGCCGGAGTCGCACGTGGTCGCCGCCGAGCTGGCGGCTCGAGCGAACGCCCTGGTCGTGACGGTCGACTACCGCCTGGCACGACCGGACCAGCGCTACCCGATCCCGATGGAGGACGTCATCGCGGCGTGGACGTGGCTGGGGACCGAGTACCCGGATGCACGTCGCGCACTGGGCGGGGCGTCCGCCGGAGCGGCGCTGGCGCTGGCGTGCGCACGGAGTGAGCCCGCGGACGTCACGACGCTGCTGCTCGCGTATCCGTTCGTCCACTTCCCCGTGCCCGCGCTCGACGATGCGACCGCCGCAGTGATGCGCGACCTGCCGTCGCGGCTGCGGTTCACTCCTGCCGTCATCGAGGACATGGTGCTGGCGTACGTCGGCCGCGTGCACACTCTGCCCGAGCTCGCCCTGCCGGCGGCCGCGCCGATCGCGGCCACTCATCCGGAGACCTTCGTACTGACCTCGGAGTACGACGATCTGCGCCCGTCGGGCGATCTGCTCGTGCGTCAGCTCGCCGACGCCGGCGTCCGGGTGCACGCGCGTCGCGAGCCGGGGGTGCTGCACGGCCACCTGAATCGGCATCCCGGCGCCCCGGGCGTCGACGGCTCGCTCGACTGGTTCGCCGCGGCCCTGAGCTGA
- the uvrB gene encoding excinuclease ABC subunit UvrB, producing MEPTTDVTAFRVDSPYAPSGDQPAAIADLTARIRAGETDVVLHGATGTGKSATTAWLIEAVNRPTLVLAHNKTLAAQLATEFRELFPDNAVEYFVSYFDYYQPEAYVPQTDTFIEKDSIVNAEVERLRHSTTSSLLSRRDVIVVSTVSCIYGLGKPEEYVEAMTALRVGQRIDREELLRTFVSMQYSRNDVDFSRGTFRVRGDTIEIIPVSEILAIRIELFGDEVTGLHTLDPLTGRTVGSPDSVAIFPASHHVASPATLARAQVTIREELASRLSELERQDKLVEAQRLRMRTTFDLEMIDQIGFCSGIENYSRHLNERAAGEPPHCLLDFFPDDFLVVIDESHVTVPQIGAMYEGDASRKRTLVEHGFRLPSAMDNRPLKWEEFKERVGQTVYLSATPGRYEMGIADGVVEQIIRPTGLVDPGIVVKPTKGQIDDLLEEIKLRTERDERVLVTTLTKRMAEELTDFLTEAGVRVRYLHSDVDTLRRVELLSELRAGVYDVLVGINLLREGLDLPEVSLVAILDADKEGFLRSSTSLIQTIGRAARNVSGEVHMYADKVTDSMRLAIDETDRRREKQVAYNLEHGIDPTPLRKKIAGMTEDLEREGAATAHMLASRAAKKAQGGPGRRGLAARGADELEALIGELNDHMLLASSELKFELAGRLRDEIGDLSRTLGQMERAGHLE from the coding sequence ATGGAGCCCACAACAGACGTCACCGCGTTCCGCGTCGACAGCCCTTACGCACCCAGCGGCGATCAGCCCGCCGCCATCGCCGACCTCACCGCGCGGATCAGGGCGGGGGAGACCGATGTCGTCCTGCACGGCGCGACCGGCACCGGCAAGTCGGCGACCACCGCCTGGCTCATCGAGGCGGTGAACCGCCCGACTCTCGTCCTCGCGCACAACAAGACACTGGCCGCGCAGCTCGCGACGGAGTTCAGGGAGCTGTTCCCCGACAACGCGGTCGAGTACTTCGTCTCCTACTTCGACTACTACCAGCCGGAGGCGTACGTTCCGCAGACAGACACCTTCATCGAGAAGGACAGCATCGTCAACGCCGAGGTCGAGCGTCTGCGCCACTCGACGACGAGCTCGCTGCTGAGCCGTCGAGATGTGATCGTCGTCTCCACGGTGTCCTGCATCTACGGGCTGGGCAAACCCGAGGAGTACGTCGAGGCGATGACGGCGCTGCGCGTCGGCCAGCGCATCGACCGGGAGGAGCTGCTGCGCACGTTCGTCTCGATGCAGTACTCCCGCAACGACGTCGACTTCTCCCGCGGCACGTTCCGCGTCCGGGGCGACACCATCGAGATCATCCCGGTGAGCGAGATCCTCGCGATCCGGATCGAGCTCTTCGGTGACGAGGTCACGGGTCTGCACACGCTGGATCCGCTGACGGGCCGGACGGTCGGCAGTCCGGACTCGGTCGCGATCTTCCCCGCGTCCCACCATGTGGCGAGCCCGGCGACGCTCGCACGCGCCCAGGTCACGATCCGCGAGGAGCTGGCCTCGAGGCTGTCCGAGCTGGAGCGCCAGGACAAGCTCGTCGAGGCGCAGCGCTTGCGGATGCGGACCACCTTCGACCTCGAGATGATCGATCAGATCGGCTTCTGCTCGGGTATCGAGAACTACTCGCGTCATCTCAACGAGCGGGCCGCCGGCGAGCCGCCGCACTGCCTGCTCGACTTCTTCCCGGACGACTTCCTCGTGGTGATCGACGAGTCGCACGTCACGGTGCCGCAGATCGGCGCGATGTACGAGGGCGACGCGTCCCGCAAGCGCACGCTCGTCGAGCACGGCTTCCGCCTTCCGTCCGCGATGGACAACCGCCCGCTGAAGTGGGAGGAGTTCAAGGAGCGCGTCGGTCAGACCGTGTATCTCTCGGCGACTCCGGGCCGCTACGAGATGGGCATCGCCGACGGTGTCGTCGAGCAGATCATCCGCCCGACCGGCCTGGTCGACCCCGGGATCGTGGTGAAGCCGACCAAGGGCCAGATCGACGACCTGCTCGAGGAGATCAAGCTCCGGACCGAGCGCGACGAGCGAGTGCTCGTCACCACGCTCACCAAGCGGATGGCGGAGGAGCTGACCGACTTCCTGACCGAGGCGGGTGTCCGGGTGCGCTACCTGCACTCCGATGTCGACACGCTGCGTCGGGTCGAGCTGCTCTCCGAGCTGCGCGCGGGCGTCTACGACGTCCTCGTCGGCATCAACCTCCTCCGCGAGGGCCTCGACCTGCCCGAGGTGTCGCTCGTCGCGATCCTCGACGCCGACAAGGAGGGCTTCCTCCGCTCGTCGACGTCGCTGATCCAGACCATCGGCCGCGCCGCCCGCAACGTGTCCGGCGAGGTGCACATGTACGCCGACAAGGTCACCGACTCGATGCGGCTCGCGATCGACGAGACCGATCGCCGACGCGAGAAGCAGGTCGCCTACAACCTCGAGCACGGCATCGACCCCACCCCGCTGCGCAAGAAGATCGCCGGGATGACCGAGGATCTGGAGCGCGAGGGAGCGGCGACCGCTCACATGCTCGCGAGCCGCGCCGCGAAGAAGGCGCAGGGCGGGCCGGGGCGCCGAGGGCTCGCGGCCCGCGGAGCGGACGAGCTCGAAGCGCTCATCGGCGAGCTCAACGACCACATGCTCCTCGCCTCGAGCGAGCTCAAGTTCGAGCTGGCCGGGCGCCTCCGCGACGAGATCGGCGACCTCAGCCGCACCCTCGGTCAGATGGAACGGGCGGGTCACCTGGAGTGA
- a CDS encoding DNA polymerase IV — MPLLHADADCFYASVVMRSHPRLRTRPMAVVVHHFIASANYPARARGVRGGATIAEALRVCPELELVDVPRDEVEEAGDALFDLFHRHARAVEPGSIEEAFLDVGAADSSEAARAGTAIRAGAARELGLPVSIGVGRTKLMAKLASRAAKPDGLVVIDGEQDAELRRSLAVDRLWGVGGTTLRRLESLGVRRLGDLDSVLDERLQAACGTTMSRRLRRMREGTDDDQVRPVEARTALTAEGAIAGYARPDHTTDGLVELCVRRACTRAGRAGLVGSGITVVLRSGSGAPITLHGVTGDPTADAETWLRIAGETTAPFSMRRFDSIRVTLTGLRPIAHLPPTLF, encoded by the coding sequence ATGCCGCTGCTGCACGCCGATGCCGACTGCTTCTACGCCTCCGTCGTCATGCGGTCGCACCCTCGTCTGCGCACTCGTCCGATGGCCGTGGTGGTGCACCACTTCATCGCGAGCGCGAACTACCCCGCCCGGGCGCGAGGCGTCCGCGGTGGTGCGACGATCGCCGAGGCGCTGCGGGTCTGCCCGGAGCTCGAGCTCGTCGACGTCCCGCGGGACGAAGTGGAGGAGGCGGGCGATGCGCTCTTCGACCTCTTCCATCGCCATGCGAGAGCGGTCGAGCCGGGATCGATCGAGGAGGCGTTCCTCGACGTCGGTGCCGCTGACTCCTCGGAGGCCGCGCGGGCCGGGACGGCGATCCGCGCCGGTGCCGCTCGCGAACTGGGGCTGCCCGTGAGCATCGGAGTCGGGCGCACGAAGCTCATGGCCAAGCTCGCCTCTCGAGCCGCGAAGCCCGACGGACTGGTCGTGATCGACGGCGAGCAGGACGCGGAGCTGCGCAGGTCCTTGGCGGTCGATCGGCTCTGGGGTGTCGGAGGCACCACGCTCCGCCGACTCGAGAGCCTCGGCGTCCGGCGGCTGGGCGATCTCGACTCCGTCCTCGACGAGCGGCTGCAGGCGGCGTGCGGCACGACCATGTCGCGACGGCTCCGTCGGATGCGCGAGGGCACGGACGACGACCAGGTGCGACCCGTCGAGGCGCGCACGGCACTGACGGCCGAGGGCGCGATCGCGGGGTACGCGCGCCCCGATCACACCACCGACGGGCTCGTGGAGCTGTGCGTGCGCCGCGCCTGCACCCGCGCAGGGCGCGCTGGGCTCGTCGGCTCCGGGATCACCGTCGTCCTGCGGAGCGGCTCCGGCGCGCCGATCACGCTTCACGGCGTCACGGGGGATCCCACCGCGGACGCGGAGACGTGGCTGCGGATCGCCGGCGAGACGACCGCTCCCTTCTCCATGAGGCGCTTCGACAGCATCCGGGTCACTCTCACGGGGCTGCGTCCGATCGCCCACCTGCCGCCGACGCTGTTCTGA
- a CDS encoding DUF2461 domain-containing protein, which translates to MLNKTTFDFLRTLRENDSQAWMASHREEYRAARDDVIAFAGELITTVSAFDPVIARASLRPEKSVTRLVRDRRFGADRPPYKTDYYIVIGTQGIQGPAASYAVHVEPGNCFVGGGAPNPTGEELLRFRRRVSDDFSEFSGIVTSDRFTELFPHGITSQSGSWTKRIPRGFDADDPARDVLRGKGFITREPLADSDLTSDAGMARISRLLEGSKPLIDFLERSRG; encoded by the coding sequence GTGTTGAACAAGACGACCTTCGACTTCCTCCGGACCTTGCGGGAGAACGACTCCCAGGCGTGGATGGCGAGCCACCGCGAGGAGTACAGGGCCGCGCGAGACGACGTCATCGCTTTCGCGGGCGAGCTCATCACGACGGTCTCGGCCTTCGACCCGGTGATCGCCCGGGCGTCGCTCCGGCCCGAGAAGAGCGTGACCCGCCTGGTCCGCGACAGGCGGTTCGGAGCGGACAGGCCGCCCTACAAGACCGACTACTACATCGTGATCGGAACCCAGGGGATCCAAGGTCCGGCGGCGAGCTACGCGGTCCACGTCGAGCCGGGCAACTGCTTCGTCGGAGGGGGAGCACCGAATCCCACAGGGGAGGAGCTCCTCCGCTTTCGCCGCCGGGTCTCGGACGACTTCAGCGAGTTCTCCGGAATCGTCACGTCCGACCGCTTCACCGAGCTCTTCCCCCACGGGATCACCTCGCAGTCGGGCTCGTGGACGAAGCGGATCCCGAGGGGCTTCGACGCCGACGACCCGGCCCGAGACGTCCTGCGGGGCAAGGGCTTCATCACCCGCGAACCGCTCGCCGACTCCGACCTCACGTCGGACGCCGGAATGGCCCGCATCTCCCGCCTCCTCGAAGGATCGAAGCCCCTCATCGACTTCCTCGAGCGCAGTCGCGGCTGA
- a CDS encoding FAD-dependent oxidoreductase: protein MSNPAARGTPLEQSVLIVGASASGLATAEALRRAGHHGALTLLDAEAHPPYDRPPLSKQLLAGDWDRERVELRPAEALADLDADFLLGHRAVRLDLDDRSVTTDDGRRLSADAVVIATGVTPRRLPGQDQLTGTHVLRSLDDALRLKDSLDPGRRLVVIGNGVLGSEIAATAGRLGVTVTLVGTDPLPVQRRLGRLGAWQLTTLHQQAGVALRSGSRVARLLGDDGDVRGVELDTGETLPADDVVVAIGSDPQTGWLEQSGLRVDDGVVCDAGCSAAPGVWAVGDVARWEHPFLGSQRFENRTNAAEQALAVAQNVLGGEIDYAPIPYFWTDQHGVKIMVHGAIPADARTVITDGDPAAGRFVAMAVSAQDGDPVGVLGWGMPKQTRLRRAELVAARERVDATPDAPRRTTPDASRVRFSPA from the coding sequence ATGTCGAACCCTGCAGCCAGAGGAACACCGCTCGAGCAGAGCGTGCTGATCGTCGGAGCCAGTGCTTCAGGACTGGCGACCGCCGAAGCGCTCCGACGAGCGGGCCACCACGGCGCTCTCACCCTCCTCGATGCGGAAGCGCACCCGCCGTACGACCGGCCACCGCTGTCGAAGCAGCTGCTCGCGGGTGACTGGGACAGGGAACGCGTGGAGCTGCGCCCGGCGGAAGCGCTCGCGGACCTCGACGCGGACTTCCTCCTCGGCCACCGCGCGGTGCGGCTGGACCTCGACGACCGCTCGGTCACCACCGACGACGGCCGACGGCTGAGCGCCGACGCCGTCGTGATCGCGACCGGCGTGACGCCGCGTCGCCTGCCGGGCCAGGACCAGCTCACCGGCACCCACGTGCTGCGCTCGCTCGACGACGCGCTGCGACTCAAGGACAGCCTCGATCCCGGACGCCGGCTCGTGGTCATCGGCAACGGCGTGCTGGGCTCCGAGATCGCCGCGACCGCCGGCCGCCTGGGCGTCACCGTCACGCTCGTCGGCACGGATCCCCTCCCCGTGCAGCGCCGGCTCGGTCGTCTGGGTGCGTGGCAGCTCACCACCCTGCACCAGCAGGCGGGCGTGGCGCTCCGCAGTGGGAGCCGAGTCGCGCGCTTGCTCGGAGACGACGGCGACGTGCGCGGTGTCGAGCTCGACACCGGCGAGACGCTTCCGGCGGACGACGTGGTCGTCGCGATCGGCTCCGATCCGCAGACCGGCTGGCTCGAGCAGAGCGGGCTCCGGGTGGACGACGGGGTCGTCTGCGACGCCGGGTGCTCGGCGGCACCCGGCGTGTGGGCGGTGGGAGACGTCGCTCGCTGGGAGCACCCGTTCCTCGGCAGTCAGCGGTTCGAGAACCGCACGAACGCGGCCGAGCAAGCACTCGCCGTCGCTCAGAACGTCCTCGGAGGCGAGATCGACTACGCACCGATCCCGTACTTCTGGACCGATCAGCACGGCGTCAAGATCATGGTGCACGGGGCGATTCCGGCCGATGCGCGCACGGTCATCACCGACGGTGATCCGGCGGCGGGACGCTTCGTCGCGATGGCCGTGTCCGCGCAGGACGGCGACCCCGTCGGCGTCCTCGGCTGGGGGATGCCCAAGCAAACCCGGCTCCGCCGAGCAGAGCTCGTCGCGGCCCGCGAGCGCGTGGACGCGACACCCGACGCTCCTCGCCGCACGACTCCTGACGCCTCTCGCGTCAGATTCTCACCCGCGTGA
- a CDS encoding alpha-L-rhamnosidase, whose product MTLVALRADTRSTPLGIDAPRPRLAWQAVDEDASCWQVQVSSSDDFSAPLWDAEADEFALRYDGPPLESATRYRWRVRSIRPVLGPWSESSWFETAFLEPERWRADWVGAPAVDDDDSAVYVRGEFTLTDPIASARLYSTALGWYRVFVNGVAVSGDELLPRFTPLDEILEYQVFDVAEHLVIGKNVISMAVADGRFRGRLGADRQRVYGDRLAARAQLEVRTVADGLVTVTSGPDWTRGRGRIQRSDPKAGESIDLRVNESEWHDAEVAPAAFLPVEVITPTVDRALVAEEVERVRGVMTLAPSSVSRLADGRQIVAFDQNFTGVPRIRVSGDAGDVVTLTYSEVLAADGTIDTAYVLPPGPLSKNSTIPRDEIILGGRQEWVQPWFTIHGFQYVEVAGLSADLSVHDVQGVVLSSDLESRATFTSSDARLERLFRNVEWSLRGNFVDTATDCPTRERRGWTGDIQVFAPTAAIMVDAQAFLERYLRNLAIEQGDDGRVPAYIPQEGSTFSSMDGGAAFGSAAAGWADAAVLTPWDVYLYTGDPTVLERQWDSARRWVEYRRTQARASRGRGRWLTRSLGKREQYIVGGGLHYGEWLRPGETMPRQIYNIAVPNPAIATAYFAHSSAVLGRMAAALGREGDAREYSELSDAVSDAWRSAFVRRGGARIGKDLQDEYVRALEFDLLLPAQRTIALSRLVELLEANDYRLATGFLSTPHLLRVLTEHGRVDVAYRVLLQTSAPSWLHQVELGATTVWETWEGYRPDGRAKDSHNHYALGTVARWLVEGLAGIAPAAPGYQRIRLSPAVHPGLTSAHARIATPFGEASSGWSLTGGTVTLRAVVPPGTTAEVDLPGGARTVAAGTHEFTWRLEQTASPSASTTRGLS is encoded by the coding sequence ATGACTCTCGTCGCACTTCGGGCCGATACCCGATCGACTCCGCTGGGAATCGATGCCCCTCGTCCTCGTCTCGCCTGGCAGGCCGTCGACGAAGACGCCAGCTGCTGGCAGGTGCAGGTCTCCTCGTCGGACGACTTCTCCGCGCCGCTGTGGGACGCGGAGGCCGACGAGTTCGCTCTCCGCTACGACGGACCGCCGCTCGAGTCGGCGACGCGCTACCGGTGGCGTGTGCGGAGCATCCGACCGGTCCTCGGCCCGTGGTCCGAGTCTTCCTGGTTCGAGACGGCCTTCCTCGAGCCCGAGCGGTGGCGCGCGGACTGGGTGGGCGCACCGGCGGTCGACGACGACGACTCGGCCGTCTACGTCCGCGGGGAGTTCACCCTCACCGATCCGATCGCGAGCGCGCGCCTCTACTCGACGGCTCTGGGTTGGTACCGGGTCTTCGTCAACGGCGTCGCGGTCAGTGGCGACGAGCTCCTGCCACGGTTCACTCCTCTCGACGAGATCCTCGAGTACCAGGTGTTCGACGTCGCTGAGCACCTGGTGATCGGAAAGAACGTCATCTCGATGGCCGTGGCAGACGGTCGATTCCGCGGCCGTCTCGGCGCCGATCGCCAGCGCGTCTACGGCGATCGACTCGCTGCACGGGCCCAACTCGAGGTCCGCACCGTGGCAGACGGGCTCGTGACGGTCACGAGTGGACCGGACTGGACCCGCGGCCGCGGACGCATCCAGAGGAGCGACCCGAAGGCCGGCGAGAGCATCGACCTCCGGGTGAACGAGTCCGAGTGGCACGACGCCGAAGTCGCACCGGCCGCCTTCCTCCCTGTCGAGGTGATCACTCCGACCGTCGACCGCGCGCTCGTGGCCGAAGAGGTGGAACGTGTGCGCGGAGTGATGACGCTCGCGCCGTCGAGTGTCTCCCGTCTGGCGGACGGTCGCCAGATCGTCGCCTTCGACCAGAACTTCACGGGTGTCCCCAGGATCCGCGTGAGCGGTGACGCAGGCGATGTCGTCACCCTCACCTACAGCGAGGTGCTCGCTGCCGATGGGACCATCGATACCGCATACGTGCTGCCGCCCGGCCCGTTGAGCAAGAACTCGACCATCCCCCGCGACGAGATCATCCTCGGAGGGCGGCAGGAGTGGGTTCAGCCGTGGTTCACCATCCACGGTTTCCAGTACGTCGAGGTGGCCGGACTGTCGGCGGACCTCAGCGTGCACGACGTTCAGGGGGTGGTGTTGTCGAGCGATCTCGAGTCCCGCGCCACCTTCACCAGCTCGGACGCTCGCCTCGAGCGGCTGTTCCGCAACGTCGAGTGGAGCCTTCGCGGGAACTTCGTCGATACGGCCACCGACTGCCCGACGCGAGAGCGACGCGGCTGGACCGGCGACATCCAGGTCTTCGCACCGACCGCGGCCATCATGGTCGACGCGCAGGCGTTCCTCGAGCGGTACCTCCGCAATCTCGCCATCGAACAGGGCGATGACGGTCGAGTGCCTGCCTACATCCCGCAGGAGGGCTCGACGTTCAGCAGCATGGACGGCGGCGCGGCGTTCGGCAGCGCCGCCGCAGGATGGGCGGACGCGGCGGTTCTCACGCCGTGGGACGTGTACCTCTACACCGGCGACCCGACGGTGCTCGAGCGCCAGTGGGACAGCGCTCGGCGCTGGGTCGAGTATCGGCGGACGCAGGCCCGCGCTTCTCGTGGTCGGGGCCGCTGGCTCACCCGATCTCTGGGGAAGCGCGAGCAGTACATCGTCGGAGGTGGACTGCACTACGGCGAATGGCTGCGCCCCGGAGAGACCATGCCGCGACAGATCTACAACATCGCGGTCCCCAATCCGGCGATCGCCACGGCCTACTTCGCGCACTCCTCTGCTGTCCTCGGTCGCATGGCGGCCGCGCTCGGTCGGGAGGGCGACGCGCGCGAGTACAGCGAGCTTTCAGACGCTGTTTCCGACGCGTGGCGTTCCGCCTTCGTGCGGCGCGGGGGAGCCCGCATCGGCAAGGACCTGCAGGACGAGTACGTGCGCGCCCTAGAGTTCGATCTCCTCCTTCCCGCTCAGCGGACGATCGCCCTGTCACGACTCGTCGAACTCCTCGAAGCGAACGACTACCGACTCGCCACCGGGTTCCTCTCCACCCCCCACCTCCTCCGCGTGCTCACCGAGCACGGCCGTGTCGACGTCGCCTACCGGGTCCTGCTCCAGACGTCGGCGCCCTCGTGGCTGCACCAGGTCGAGCTGGGCGCGACGACGGTGTGGGAGACATGGGAGGGGTACCGCCCGGACGGTCGAGCGAAGGACTCGCACAACCACTACGCCCTCGGCACGGTGGCCCGCTGGCTCGTCGAGGGCCTCGCCGGCATCGCGCCCGCCGCGCCCGGATACCAGCGGATCCGCCTCTCGCCCGCCGTGCATCCCGGCCTCACGTCCGCGCACGCGCGCATCGCCACGCCGTTCGGAGAAGCGTCGAGCGGATGGAGTCTCACCGGCGGCACCGTGACCCTCCGAGCGGTCGTGCCGCCCGGCACGACCGCTGAGGTCGACCTGCCGGGCGGAGCCCGGACGGTCGCTGCGGGAACCCACGAGTTCACCTGGCGGCTCGAGCAGACCGCCTCCCCTTCCGCCTCCACGACCCGAGGACTGTCTTGA
- a CDS encoding TetR/AcrR family transcriptional regulator, with product MGRPPGSTGSSRLKLLDAARALFAQHGVHGTSLQMIADHLGVTKAAVYHQFKSKDEIVLATAEPAIEQLRSLVEEASMQPTRASRFDATVTGLVELVLDHRDFAATLPRDPEMTRLLRSDERYQRHTARMDALLIGHRPSAEARVALAAAGGGLMVAGIDPSLDGVDRETMRSTLTRYVHAVLGPYASSAPEQAEA from the coding sequence GTGGGCAGACCCCCCGGCAGTACGGGCAGCAGCCGCCTGAAGCTCCTCGACGCCGCCCGTGCTCTGTTCGCGCAGCACGGTGTCCACGGGACGTCGCTGCAGATGATCGCCGATCACCTCGGCGTCACGAAGGCGGCGGTCTACCACCAGTTCAAGTCGAAGGACGAGATCGTCCTGGCGACCGCGGAGCCGGCGATCGAGCAGCTGCGCTCGCTCGTCGAGGAGGCGTCGATGCAGCCGACGCGGGCCTCTCGGTTCGACGCGACCGTGACCGGGCTCGTCGAACTCGTCCTGGACCATCGCGACTTCGCGGCGACCCTGCCTCGTGATCCCGAGATGACCCGGCTCCTCCGCTCCGACGAGCGGTACCAGCGCCACACCGCTCGGATGGACGCCCTCCTCATCGGGCACCGGCCGAGCGCTGAAGCGCGTGTGGCCCTCGCGGCGGCCGGAGGGGGACTGATGGTGGCCGGAATTGACCCGTCCCTCGACGGAGTCGATCGCGAGACGATGCGCTCGACACTCACCCGGTACGTGCACGCGGTCCTCGGGCCCTACGCCTCGAGCGCGCCGGAGCAGGCGGAGGCGTAG